The following coding sequences lie in one Hyalangium ruber genomic window:
- a CDS encoding ATP-dependent helicase HrpB: MTIDKVGSVGGAGSTPALETGKEQFGKVLQGVKGVGTGPQVPVATEGAPRPVSSEAVRGTHRAQTVERAASGKAEVTAGGRVDSVQSARAQQATQMLDRVSQAQKRLDHILKLAESGRTFTPAELLAFQAHVYRASQELDLAGKVVEKATSGVKQVLQTQI, from the coding sequence ATGACGATCGACAAGGTCGGTTCGGTCGGCGGCGCGGGGAGTACTCCCGCGCTGGAGACCGGCAAGGAGCAGTTCGGCAAGGTGCTGCAGGGCGTGAAGGGCGTGGGGACAGGTCCCCAAGTGCCCGTCGCCACGGAGGGAGCGCCGCGCCCGGTGTCCTCGGAGGCGGTGCGAGGCACGCACCGCGCGCAGACGGTGGAGCGGGCGGCTTCGGGCAAGGCGGAGGTGACGGCGGGGGGGCGGGTGGACTCGGTGCAGTCGGCGCGGGCTCAGCAGGCCACGCAGATGCTGGATCGGGTGAGCCAGGCGCAGAAGCGGCTGGACCACATCCTGAAGCTGGCCGAGTCGGGCCGGACGTTCACCCCGGCCGAGCTGCTGGCGTTCCAGGCGCATGTGTACCGCGCCAGCCAGGAGCTCGACCTCGCCGGCAAGGTCGTCGAGAAGGCGACCAGCGGCGTCAAGCAGGTCCTCCAGACCCAGATTTGA
- a CDS encoding flagellar M-ring protein FliF, with product MRPSLRRCLLLGVLLCTAACRERIQHGLDERQANELQTVLIERGLDARKVPEAGKKPTWAIEVSEEQSSDAVRVLAELGLPRPVAEAGCDVFGGGGLIRSPVEEQLCRVRVLERGVEKTLQSVEGVLIARVHLMVPPPPRPGQTAPPAKASAMLRAAPGQAARIRQSQETLRSLIAGGVEGLSPEAVALLVDEATTRVEVSAPRESPLMRLRVLLAVMGVLVTGLAVALVFVALRLRHYQALATTPPATPPVPARPVVANAARKVA from the coding sequence ATGAGACCCTCTCTCCGACGCTGCTTGTTGCTCGGGGTATTGCTGTGTACCGCCGCATGCAGGGAGCGCATCCAGCACGGCCTGGACGAGCGCCAGGCGAACGAACTGCAGACCGTCCTCATCGAGCGAGGACTGGACGCGCGCAAGGTTCCCGAGGCGGGCAAGAAGCCCACCTGGGCCATCGAGGTGTCCGAGGAGCAGTCCTCGGACGCGGTGCGAGTCCTGGCGGAGCTGGGGTTGCCCCGGCCCGTGGCCGAGGCGGGGTGTGACGTCTTCGGTGGGGGAGGGCTCATCCGTTCGCCCGTCGAGGAGCAGCTCTGCCGGGTCCGGGTGCTCGAGCGGGGCGTCGAGAAGACGTTGCAGAGCGTCGAGGGGGTGCTCATCGCGCGGGTACATCTGATGGTGCCCCCTCCTCCACGTCCGGGGCAGACCGCGCCGCCAGCGAAGGCTTCGGCCATGTTGCGCGCGGCGCCGGGACAGGCGGCGCGAATCCGCCAGTCGCAGGAGACGCTCCGCTCGCTCATCGCGGGAGGCGTGGAGGGACTGTCTCCGGAGGCGGTGGCACTGTTGGTGGACGAGGCCACCACGCGGGTGGAGGTGTCCGCGCCTCGGGAATCTCCGTTGATGCGGCTGCGCGTGCTGCTGGCGGTGATGGGCGTGCTGGTGACGGGGCTGGCGGTGGCCTTGGTGTTCGTCGCGCTGCGCCTGCGCCACTACCAGGCGCTGGCCACAACGCCGCCCGCTACGCCACCCGTGCCCGCGCGGCCGGTGGTGGCGAATGCCGCGCGCAAGGTGGCGTGA
- the sctQ gene encoding type III secretion system cytoplasmic ring protein SctQ, with amino-acid sequence MQTQPRVSKSQLPKVPRLTRLGTRRLTRAHVTLGERPQVSQWGKQALQVVCDALGRELGTPMTAAARLVDALVIPAEGLSHTAAFILLDLSETGGTAVLELDLPVLFAALERLSGSRQRPGPMMRLTRLEEATCAYLVLSALASLRPQAELHRRLGPRLAGVSMSRVEALARLDGRRPHLGVELSLTVGQVAASGRLVVPAVVLESACKDLPVERGAALASELLAASLGARCFLGSARLPPASLEALSVGDVIVFEAARHGGAHLLGQGRLVTRGFELTGEFTPEGFTLTRARKRALPLESNMANVMEPSEGMPSLPVDVEIELTRLMLPLSELAALRPGHLLPLRINASEPVVLRIGDRAVARAELVDIEGEVGARIIALLP; translated from the coding sequence ATGCAGACCCAACCCCGTGTTTCCAAGTCTCAGCTTCCGAAGGTGCCCCGACTGACCCGGCTCGGTACGCGCCGGCTCACACGGGCGCATGTGACGCTGGGCGAGCGTCCCCAGGTTTCACAGTGGGGAAAGCAGGCGCTCCAGGTCGTCTGTGATGCCCTGGGGCGTGAGCTGGGCACTCCCATGACCGCGGCGGCTCGGTTGGTCGATGCGCTCGTCATTCCAGCGGAGGGGCTCTCGCACACGGCGGCCTTCATCCTCCTGGACTTGTCGGAGACGGGGGGCACGGCGGTGTTGGAACTGGACCTGCCGGTGCTTTTTGCCGCGCTGGAACGCCTCTCTGGGAGTCGCCAGCGGCCCGGACCCATGATGCGCCTGACCCGCCTGGAGGAGGCGACCTGCGCCTATCTGGTCCTGTCGGCGCTCGCGTCGCTGCGGCCCCAGGCAGAGCTTCACCGGCGGTTGGGACCTCGGCTCGCGGGTGTGTCGATGAGCCGGGTGGAGGCACTGGCGCGGCTGGACGGGCGTCGGCCGCACCTGGGCGTGGAGTTGTCGCTGACCGTGGGGCAGGTGGCGGCGAGTGGGCGGCTGGTGGTTCCCGCGGTGGTCCTCGAGTCCGCATGTAAGGACCTGCCCGTGGAGCGGGGCGCGGCTCTCGCATCAGAGCTCCTCGCGGCTTCACTGGGCGCCCGATGTTTTCTCGGGAGCGCCCGGCTTCCACCCGCTTCGCTGGAGGCGCTGTCGGTGGGCGACGTCATCGTCTTCGAGGCGGCCCGCCATGGAGGTGCGCACCTTCTGGGACAAGGGCGGCTGGTGACCCGTGGCTTCGAGCTGACGGGTGAGTTCACCCCTGAAGGTTTCACCCTGACCCGTGCGCGCAAGCGCGCTCTTCCCCTGGAGTCGAACATGGCGAACGTAATGGAGCCGAGTGAGGGCATGCCCTCGCTCCCCGTGGATGTGGAGATTGAGCTGACGCGGTTGATGTTGCCGCTGTCGGAACTCGCGGCCCTGAGACCGGGCCACCTGTTGCCGCTGCGTATCAACGCCAGCGAGCCGGTGGTGTTGCGCATCGGGGATCGCGCGGTGGCTCGTGCCGAGTTGGTCGATATCGAGGGCGAGGTGGGGGCCCGCATCATCGCGCTGCTGCCATAA
- a CDS encoding flagellar biosynthetic protein FliO: MLSSLSPRHRLLLAGGLILGLAALAPLGGLSASGVARWLLGAIALAGLGWWLRRRSTTGPRFSLPERLRVISRAALSQRCGLALVEADGRSFLVAFGDSFAEIREAPMPNRAPSLARRMVLRRRSAMPRKGAMP, translated from the coding sequence ATGCTTTCATCTCTCTCTCCCCGGCACCGCTTGCTGCTCGCTGGCGGACTCATCCTCGGTCTCGCGGCGTTGGCTCCACTGGGAGGGCTCTCGGCCTCCGGCGTCGCCCGTTGGTTGCTGGGCGCCATCGCACTCGCGGGGCTTGGCTGGTGGCTGCGGCGGCGCAGCACCACGGGACCGCGCTTCTCCTTGCCCGAGCGCTTGCGGGTCATCTCCCGAGCAGCCCTCTCCCAGCGATGTGGCCTCGCGTTGGTCGAGGCGGACGGTCGCAGCTTCCTCGTGGCGTTCGGAGACTCGTTCGCGGAGATCCGCGAGGCGCCGATGCCCAACCGTGCGCCGAGTCTGGCACGCCGGATGGTTCTTCGGCGTAGGAGCGCGATGCCCCGGAAGGGGGCCATGCCATGA
- the sctR gene encoding type III secretion system export apparatus subunit SctR gives MTRGLLVSLLLVPAWAFAGEQTLSQASYAGSPLSMMSMLAVMSLLPFAVLMLTSFSKIAVVLSLARSAMGTQQAPPTLVLTGLAAVLSGHIMAPVMERMYDAGRIAYQEVESGAQMLSAANRATEPLRAFLVKHGSPEERARFVDLARELRPPEEAEQVQEMDLFVVIPAFVLTELKEAFQIGFLIFLPFLVLDMVIANVLLALGMQTLSPSQVSLPFKILLFVAVDGWSLLARGLILGYR, from the coding sequence ATGACGCGAGGACTTCTGGTGTCGCTGTTGCTCGTTCCGGCGTGGGCCTTCGCGGGTGAGCAGACGCTCTCGCAGGCGTCCTATGCGGGCAGCCCGCTGTCGATGATGTCGATGCTCGCGGTGATGTCCCTGTTGCCGTTCGCGGTGCTGATGCTGACGAGCTTCTCGAAGATCGCCGTGGTGCTCTCGCTGGCGCGCTCGGCGATGGGGACGCAGCAGGCCCCGCCAACCCTCGTGCTGACGGGGCTGGCGGCGGTGCTCTCGGGGCACATCATGGCGCCGGTGATGGAGCGCATGTACGACGCGGGACGCATCGCGTACCAGGAAGTGGAGTCGGGTGCGCAGATGCTCTCCGCGGCGAACCGTGCGACGGAGCCGTTGCGAGCCTTCCTGGTCAAGCACGGCAGCCCCGAGGAGCGGGCCCGCTTCGTCGACCTCGCGCGGGAACTGCGGCCGCCCGAGGAGGCGGAGCAGGTCCAGGAGATGGACCTCTTCGTGGTCATCCCGGCCTTCGTCCTCACCGAGCTGAAGGAGGCCTTCCAGATTGGCTTCCTCATCTTCCTCCCGTTCCTGGTGCTGGACATGGTCATCGCCAACGTCCTGCTCGCCCTGGGCATGCAGACGCTGTCGCCGAGTCAGGTGAGCCTGCCCTTCAAGATCCTCCTCTTCGTGGCCGTGGATGGCTGGTCGCTGCTCGCGCGCGGGCTCATCCTCGGGTACCGGTGA
- a CDS encoding flagellar biosynthetic protein FliQ encodes MTQDVLLALGREALLLMVFASLPPIGASLVVGFLMSLFQATTQLQESTLTVVPKLCAAVLALVLTGPWIAGQLTRFTHQLLTIIAEVSA; translated from the coding sequence ATGACCCAGGACGTCCTGCTCGCGCTCGGTCGCGAGGCGTTGCTCCTGATGGTCTTCGCCTCCCTGCCGCCCATCGGGGCGAGCCTGGTGGTGGGTTTCCTCATGAGCCTGTTCCAGGCGACCACCCAGCTTCAGGAGAGCACGCTCACGGTAGTGCCCAAGCTGTGCGCCGCGGTGCTGGCGCTGGTGCTCACCGGGCCGTGGATCGCCGGGCAGCTCACCCGCTTCACGCACCAGTTGCTCACGATCATCGCCGAGGTGTCCGCGTGA
- a CDS encoding EscT/YscT/HrcT family type III secretion system export apparatus protein, which yields MSWSLLGEQLELLGPDIVAVALCAARLVPVAFLCPLLGGQAAPTTVKLSLVLSLSLFLRLVAGVGLSTPVESPLVLGALVLKELVYGTSVGLVAALPFDAARMGGRFIDLFRGTSAEASLPVAGSRESATGDGLYQLLVMLVVTGGLFPAVVSGLLRGFGVVGLGAFVPSESAALFVVRLAGGAMATGLAVGAPIAAAALAVDCLMGMASRAAPQMNLQELGAPLRILGGGAILWLGIGVLCERLLAGVMDLEGTLLLLGEAAR from the coding sequence GTGAGCTGGAGCCTCCTGGGTGAGCAGCTCGAGCTGCTGGGGCCGGATATCGTGGCGGTCGCGCTGTGTGCCGCGCGCCTGGTGCCGGTTGCCTTCCTGTGCCCGCTCTTGGGCGGGCAAGCCGCGCCGACCACCGTCAAGCTCTCCCTGGTGCTGAGCCTGTCGCTGTTCCTGCGCCTGGTGGCGGGCGTTGGGCTCTCGACGCCCGTGGAGTCGCCGCTGGTGCTGGGAGCGCTCGTTCTCAAGGAGCTGGTTTATGGAACCTCCGTGGGGCTCGTCGCGGCCCTACCGTTCGACGCGGCGCGGATGGGAGGGCGTTTCATCGACCTTTTCCGGGGCACCTCCGCCGAGGCGAGTCTTCCGGTGGCGGGCAGCCGGGAGTCAGCGACAGGGGATGGCCTGTACCAACTGCTCGTCATGCTGGTGGTGACGGGAGGGCTGTTTCCGGCTGTGGTCTCCGGGTTGCTGCGTGGGTTCGGAGTGGTAGGGCTGGGTGCCTTCGTTCCCTCGGAATCCGCGGCGCTCTTCGTCGTGCGGCTGGCGGGAGGAGCGATGGCCACGGGACTGGCGGTGGGAGCCCCCATCGCCGCAGCGGCGCTGGCCGTGGACTGCCTCATGGGAATGGCGTCTCGCGCGGCACCTCAGATGAACCTCCAGGAACTGGGAGCTCCACTGCGAATCCTGGGCGGGGGCGCCATTCTGTGGCTCGGCATTGGAGTGCTCTGCGAGCGGCTGCTCGCGGGCGTGATGGACTTGGAGGGGACGCTGCTGCTGCTGGGGGAGGCCGCGCGATGA
- a CDS encoding EscU/YscU/HrcU family type III secretion system export apparatus switch protein, producing the protein MSEKTEKPTAKRLREARHKGQIPRSRLLSSSAVTLGGLLGFTAFAPEGFERLKDWTARLFLGAEATGAWEEGLCLMALLSGPALGGALVAALTVSVAMVGFELNTEHLTPKLERINPAAGFKRLFSVRSLVETAKALVVAAVVAAMVWNEVEEAGPDALRAVWLEGTAGLSHLVGRLAPLATRIGCVLLVLGVGDYALARVRHTKDLMMTREEVKREYKESEGDPHHKAQRKALHRQFAQGGPARGVQKATAVVVNPTHIAIALRYDTQECDAPYLVAKGREADALMLRQEAQRRAIPVVRDVPLARSLIHYDVGEQIPEELYQAAAVVLRVAMESRDTDRSPRSRMP; encoded by the coding sequence ATGAGCGAGAAGACGGAGAAACCCACGGCGAAGCGCCTGCGTGAGGCGCGCCACAAGGGACAGATTCCGCGCAGTCGCCTGCTGTCCTCCAGCGCCGTAACGCTGGGAGGGCTGCTCGGCTTCACCGCCTTTGCACCCGAAGGCTTCGAGCGACTGAAGGACTGGACCGCCCGGTTGTTCCTGGGGGCGGAGGCCACCGGCGCCTGGGAGGAGGGACTGTGTTTGATGGCGCTCCTGTCGGGTCCCGCGCTGGGGGGAGCGTTGGTGGCCGCCCTCACCGTGTCCGTGGCCATGGTGGGCTTCGAGCTGAACACGGAGCACCTGACGCCCAAACTGGAGCGCATCAACCCCGCAGCGGGCTTCAAGCGCCTCTTCAGCGTGCGCTCGCTGGTGGAGACGGCGAAGGCCCTGGTGGTGGCGGCAGTGGTCGCCGCCATGGTGTGGAACGAGGTGGAGGAGGCAGGGCCGGACGCACTGCGAGCGGTGTGGCTCGAGGGAACCGCAGGCCTGAGCCACCTGGTAGGGCGCCTTGCGCCCTTGGCTACCCGCATCGGCTGCGTGCTGCTGGTCCTGGGCGTGGGGGACTACGCGTTGGCGCGGGTCCGGCACACCAAGGACTTGATGATGACCCGCGAGGAGGTGAAGCGGGAGTACAAGGAGAGCGAGGGCGATCCGCACCACAAGGCGCAGCGCAAGGCTCTGCACCGCCAGTTCGCGCAGGGCGGTCCGGCACGCGGGGTGCAAAAGGCCACCGCCGTGGTCGTCAACCCCACGCATATCGCGATCGCGCTCCGTTACGACACCCAGGAGTGTGATGCGCCCTACCTCGTCGCGAAGGGGCGCGAGGCGGACGCACTCATGCTCCGGCAGGAGGCCCAACGCCGTGCAATCCCGGTGGTTCGGGACGTTCCGCTGGCGCGCAGCCTCATCCACTACGACGTCGGGGAGCAGATCCCCGAGGAGCTCTACCAGGCCGCGGCCGTCGTGCTGAGGGTGGCGATGGAGTCTCGCGATACGGACAGGAGTCCACGGAGTCGGATGCCATGA
- a CDS encoding flagellar biosynthesis protein FlhA, with product MKQLVQILLKARKSSDVVLAVAMAAVLGALIIPLPPAVLDLGLAINLAAAVALLVAALYAQDALKVTAFPTLLLFTTLFRLALNVSSTRLALAEGHAGEVIQAFGEFVVRGDYVVGAVLFAILTLVQFLVVAKGAERVAEVSARFTLDAMPGKQMSIDADLRAGAIDQAQARQRRRNLERESQMFGAMDGAMKFVKGDVIAGLVIVAVNLLGGTAIGVLQQGMSLSEAAATFALIAIGDGLVSQIPSLCIAVAAGLVVTRVASEKEEDSLGSEIGSQFFGQSRALWVVAGLCGALSLMPGMPFLTFLGLGALLGGLAHVLTHLKKAVAEKEARVEKEAQSSAEGSDAGAAPASAAAPVGVSPLTLDLAPDLTPLAQEQGGAFVHQQLNQLRDEVFYELGVRVPGIRVRTHAAYLPAGGYAILVDEVPAGTGQVVPGTLYALSPPDELSFLDVPLEPATDPATGKPISRLAESGRTRLEMAQVPMKRPSELIIHHFQSILRARAASLLGVQEVQGLLEGLEAQAPMLVKEALQKVPLPLLAEVLRKLLQERVSIRNMRAILEALVSPTTEGDATALAERCRQALHRYLSHRFAPSGPLFAYLVDPEVEESLRGTGPRGPAPDPERVAEILEGVRRIATEGKAVLLTAPDVRRTLRRLIEGAFPEVAVLTYGELDVDLQIRPLGRLAPVPVTA from the coding sequence ATGAAGCAGCTCGTTCAGATTCTCTTGAAGGCGCGCAAGTCGTCGGACGTGGTGCTCGCGGTGGCCATGGCCGCGGTGCTGGGCGCCCTGATCATTCCCCTGCCACCGGCGGTCCTGGACCTGGGGCTCGCGATCAACCTGGCGGCGGCGGTGGCGCTGCTGGTCGCTGCGCTCTACGCCCAGGATGCGCTCAAGGTGACGGCCTTCCCGACGCTGCTGCTCTTCACCACGCTCTTCCGGCTCGCGCTCAATGTGTCCTCGACGCGGCTCGCGCTGGCCGAGGGGCATGCGGGTGAGGTCATCCAGGCGTTCGGGGAGTTTGTCGTGCGAGGGGACTACGTGGTCGGAGCCGTGTTGTTCGCCATCCTCACGCTCGTCCAGTTCCTCGTGGTGGCCAAGGGCGCCGAGCGCGTCGCGGAGGTCTCCGCGCGCTTCACCCTGGACGCGATGCCGGGCAAGCAGATGTCCATCGATGCGGACCTGCGCGCTGGAGCCATTGATCAGGCACAGGCCCGCCAGCGACGGCGCAACCTGGAGCGTGAGTCCCAGATGTTCGGCGCGATGGATGGTGCGATGAAGTTCGTGAAGGGGGATGTCATCGCAGGGCTCGTCATCGTGGCTGTGAACCTGCTGGGAGGAACCGCCATCGGCGTCCTGCAGCAGGGCATGAGCCTGTCTGAGGCCGCAGCGACCTTCGCCCTCATCGCCATTGGTGACGGGCTGGTCTCGCAGATCCCCTCGCTGTGCATCGCCGTGGCGGCGGGCCTCGTCGTCACACGGGTGGCATCGGAGAAGGAGGAGGACTCGCTCGGCTCGGAGATCGGTTCCCAGTTCTTCGGGCAGTCACGGGCGCTCTGGGTCGTCGCGGGACTGTGCGGGGCGCTCTCCCTGATGCCGGGGATGCCGTTTCTGACCTTCCTGGGCCTGGGAGCGCTGCTCGGAGGGCTGGCTCATGTGCTCACTCACTTGAAGAAGGCAGTGGCTGAGAAGGAGGCTCGGGTCGAGAAAGAAGCTCAGTCCTCTGCCGAGGGCTCGGATGCAGGCGCGGCGCCGGCAAGCGCGGCGGCACCGGTAGGTGTCTCGCCACTCACCTTGGACCTCGCCCCGGATCTGACGCCGCTGGCGCAGGAGCAAGGCGGTGCCTTCGTCCACCAGCAGCTCAACCAGCTTCGCGACGAGGTCTTCTACGAGTTGGGGGTTCGAGTGCCGGGGATCCGGGTGCGAACCCACGCGGCGTACCTGCCCGCCGGGGGCTACGCCATCCTCGTGGATGAAGTCCCCGCGGGAACCGGCCAGGTGGTGCCAGGGACCCTCTACGCGCTCTCCCCACCGGACGAGTTGTCGTTCCTCGACGTTCCGCTCGAACCGGCGACGGACCCCGCCACGGGCAAGCCCATCAGCCGGCTGGCCGAGAGCGGGCGCACGCGGCTGGAAATGGCTCAGGTCCCCATGAAGCGGCCGTCCGAGCTGATCATCCACCACTTCCAAAGCATCCTGCGCGCCCGCGCCGCGAGTCTGCTGGGAGTCCAGGAAGTACAAGGGCTCCTGGAGGGGCTGGAGGCACAGGCGCCCATGCTGGTGAAGGAGGCGCTCCAGAAAGTCCCGCTGCCGCTGCTCGCCGAGGTGCTGCGCAAGCTCCTCCAGGAGCGAGTGAGCATCCGGAACATGCGCGCCATCCTGGAGGCGCTCGTCTCTCCCACCACCGAGGGGGATGCGACGGCGCTCGCGGAGCGCTGCCGGCAAGCCCTGCACCGCTACCTGAGCCACCGGTTCGCCCCCTCGGGGCCGCTCTTCGCCTACCTCGTGGATCCCGAAGTGGAGGAGAGCCTTCGGGGCACGGGGCCTCGGGGGCCCGCGCCCGACCCGGAGCGCGTCGCGGAGATCCTCGAAGGGGTCCGGCGCATCGCCACGGAGGGCAAGGCGGTACTCCTGACGGCGCCGGATGTGCGCAGGACGCTCCGCAGGCTCATCGAGGGAGCTTTCCCCGAGGTGGCGGTGCTGACCTACGGCGAACTGGACGTGGATCTGCAGATCCGGCCCCTGGGACGCCTGGCGCCCGTGCCGGTCACCGCATGA
- a CDS encoding HU family DNA-binding protein, which yields MLKSDLINILVSKRGVTQKQAEATIETIFESMKEALCRGENIEIRGLGAFHVKNYQGYQGRNPKTGQVIPVKPKRGLLFRTGKELRDRVNRPAPQSAPSDMTDPAKGNTGTGNL from the coding sequence ATGCTCAAGTCCGACCTGATCAACATCCTCGTCTCCAAGCGAGGCGTGACTCAGAAGCAGGCCGAAGCCACCATCGAGACGATCTTCGAATCGATGAAGGAGGCTCTCTGCCGCGGCGAGAACATTGAAATCCGCGGGCTTGGCGCCTTCCACGTCAAGAACTACCAAGGATATCAAGGCCGTAACCCGAAGACGGGCCAGGTCATCCCGGTGAAGCCCAAGCGGGGCCTGCTGTTCCGCACCGGCAAGGAGCTGCGCGACCGGGTCAACCGCCCGGCCCCACAGTCCGCCCCGTCCGACATGACGGACCCCGCCAAGGGCAACACGGGAACTGGAAACCTCTGA
- a CDS encoding YhjD/YihY/BrkB family envelope integrity protein codes for MPVLLPLRNLHTKLVGWAQKSWEPVAKTSVGRFATDVYLAGRAVVRDFQGENISLRAESLTYISVFSLVPLVTVGLVLLRTLHQEGFERRMRTAIHMALAPGIREESSAFLEGFLNPANSMALGSVGFLALLFSASSLLRNIDGTVNEVWGIRRQRPILIRAAIYLGLLVLGPIFLAASFSGTGAVRALIVNAGYSIAPQIVMVTMGTLAVTGLTLLYYWTPYAKVAVRSALAGGLMAGLGWVLAKELYEGFAEQIFRYDKLWGSLSAIPLFLAWIYMSWLLVLCGARLSYAVEHAAFRDSLWAFGNHPRALELVAARVALEATLAWVDGQPAPLPRQLATRLRVPESFVHDAIERMVSAKLLERVRKGGIRPARDPAEMTLADLVLALHGVMITGGPETWSGPRAPGFEQVETFFQAADCATADVLRRTRWSDLVAPLRPAPAAQESPSPASTAAGG; via the coding sequence ATGCCCGTACTGCTCCCCTTGCGGAACCTGCACACCAAGCTGGTCGGCTGGGCCCAGAAGTCCTGGGAGCCCGTGGCGAAGACCTCCGTGGGCCGCTTCGCGACGGACGTCTACCTGGCCGGGCGCGCCGTGGTCCGCGACTTCCAGGGCGAGAACATCAGCCTCCGGGCTGAGTCCCTCACCTACATCAGCGTCTTCTCGCTGGTGCCCCTGGTCACCGTGGGCCTGGTGCTGCTGCGCACCCTGCACCAGGAGGGCTTCGAGCGGCGGATGCGCACCGCCATCCACATGGCGCTCGCGCCGGGCATCCGCGAGGAGTCCTCCGCGTTCCTCGAGGGCTTCCTGAACCCGGCCAACTCCATGGCCCTGGGCAGCGTGGGCTTCCTGGCGCTGCTGTTCTCGGCCAGCTCGCTGCTGCGCAACATCGACGGCACCGTCAACGAGGTCTGGGGCATCCGGCGCCAGCGGCCCATCCTCATCCGGGCGGCCATCTACCTGGGACTCTTGGTGCTGGGGCCGATCTTCCTGGCTGCCTCCTTCTCGGGCACGGGCGCGGTGCGGGCGCTCATCGTCAACGCGGGCTACTCCATCGCCCCGCAGATCGTCATGGTCACCATGGGCACGCTCGCGGTGACGGGCCTGACGCTCCTCTATTACTGGACGCCGTACGCCAAGGTGGCCGTCCGCTCGGCGCTGGCCGGGGGACTGATGGCGGGCCTGGGGTGGGTGCTGGCCAAGGAGCTCTACGAGGGGTTCGCCGAGCAGATCTTCCGCTACGACAAGCTCTGGGGCTCCCTGAGCGCCATCCCGCTGTTCCTGGCGTGGATCTACATGAGCTGGCTGCTGGTGCTCTGTGGAGCGCGGCTGTCCTACGCGGTGGAGCACGCCGCCTTCCGGGACTCGCTGTGGGCGTTCGGCAACCATCCCCGTGCCCTGGAGCTGGTGGCCGCCCGGGTCGCCCTGGAGGCCACCCTGGCCTGGGTGGATGGGCAGCCTGCCCCCCTGCCCCGACAGCTGGCTACCCGCCTGCGTGTGCCCGAGTCCTTCGTCCATGACGCCATCGAGCGGATGGTGAGCGCGAAGTTGCTGGAGCGTGTACGCAAAGGGGGCATCCGGCCGGCCAGGGACCCGGCGGAGATGACCCTGGCGGACCTGGTCCTCGCCCTCCACGGGGTGATGATTACCGGAGGGCCGGAGACCTGGTCGGGCCCCCGGGCTCCGGGCTTCGAGCAGGTGGAGACTTTCTTCCAGGCCGCCGACTGCGCCACCGCGGACGTGCTGCGGCGCACCCGGTGGAGCGATCTGGTGGCGCCCCTTCGCCCCGCCCCGGCGGCCCAGGAGTCCCCCTCCCCCGCCTCCACGGCGGCCGGTGGCTGA